In Agarivorans gilvus, one genomic interval encodes:
- a CDS encoding FdhF/YdeP family oxidoreductase, with protein sequence MSHKPYKGAAGGWGALASTAKHIVKSENVAKNIRNLLKTNQDHGFDCPGCAWGEKGNKATFRFCENGAKAVNWEASAKRVDSQFFAAHSVAWLAKQSDYYLEFQGRLAEPVVYQPGSDHYQAISWDEAFQLIAKHLHQLESPDQAEFYTSGRASNEAAFLYQLFVRRYGSNNFPDCSNMCHEASGHALNASIGVGKGTVTIEDFELADAIFLFGQNPGTNHPRMLETLAHATQRGAKVVAFNNLRERGLERFANPQKPREMLSGGASPTTSHYYTPKLGGDMAAVRGVVKILLDRHHQALLHGESVFDQAFIEQHTEGLSSYLIEVEQTHWDFIEQQSGLTKVQLEAVADIYQQSERVIIAWAMGITQHKHSVATINEITNLQLLFGQIGKEGAGLCPVRGHSNVQGDRTMGINEKPSAELLASIEQVFGFTPPRKHGHNVVQALEAMLNGSSKVFIGLGGNILAAAPDTQLIEQALANCELTVSIATKLNRTHVNPGKYSLILPCLGRTDVDMQASGPQKVTVEDSFSMVHASQGLVDESRHNMRSEPAIIAGMANAVLGASPVDWLAYIDNYDRIRDDIERTIPGFEHFNQRLQQPGGFYLGNSARKRLWNTASAKAQFISHALPEDVVPASIRELSDNRIFILQTLRSHDQYNTTIYGFEDRYRGIYNERKILLLNAQDIADLGMKDGDWVDIEALWPDQQQRKVLAFRLIAYDIPLGNAAAYFPEANPLVPLASKGDFSDTPTSKSVAVVVTPCSAPPIISH encoded by the coding sequence ATGAGTCATAAACCCTATAAGGGCGCCGCTGGTGGTTGGGGAGCCTTAGCCAGTACCGCAAAACATATTGTAAAAAGCGAAAACGTCGCTAAAAACATTAGAAACTTATTAAAGACCAACCAAGACCACGGCTTTGACTGCCCCGGTTGCGCTTGGGGTGAGAAGGGTAATAAAGCCACCTTTCGTTTTTGTGAGAATGGCGCCAAAGCGGTGAACTGGGAAGCTTCGGCAAAGCGGGTGGATAGCCAGTTTTTTGCTGCGCATTCGGTGGCTTGGCTGGCCAAGCAAAGTGATTACTATTTAGAGTTCCAAGGGCGTCTCGCTGAGCCGGTGGTGTACCAGCCGGGTAGCGATCACTATCAGGCTATTTCTTGGGATGAGGCCTTTCAATTGATTGCCAAACACCTGCACCAACTAGAGAGCCCCGACCAAGCTGAGTTTTATACCTCGGGGCGGGCCAGTAATGAGGCGGCTTTTCTTTATCAGTTATTTGTTCGTCGCTACGGTAGCAATAACTTCCCTGATTGCTCCAACATGTGTCATGAGGCCAGTGGTCATGCCTTAAACGCCAGCATCGGTGTGGGTAAAGGTACGGTGACCATTGAAGACTTTGAGTTGGCCGACGCGATCTTTTTGTTTGGTCAAAACCCCGGAACGAATCATCCTAGAATGCTGGAAACACTCGCCCATGCGACTCAACGGGGCGCTAAAGTGGTGGCCTTTAATAATTTAAGAGAGCGTGGTTTAGAGCGTTTTGCCAATCCGCAAAAGCCCCGCGAGATGCTAAGTGGAGGCGCAAGCCCTACTACTAGTCATTATTATACGCCCAAGCTAGGCGGTGACATGGCCGCGGTGAGAGGGGTGGTGAAGATCTTGCTGGATCGCCATCATCAGGCTTTATTGCATGGCGAGTCGGTATTTGACCAAGCCTTTATCGAGCAACATACCGAAGGCCTATCTAGCTATTTAATTGAAGTAGAACAGACTCATTGGGATTTTATCGAACAGCAATCGGGACTAACTAAGGTTCAGCTAGAAGCGGTAGCCGATATTTACCAACAGTCTGAGCGAGTGATTATTGCGTGGGCAATGGGCATTACCCAACATAAGCACTCGGTCGCAACGATTAACGAAATCACTAACTTGCAGTTGTTATTTGGCCAAATAGGCAAAGAAGGGGCCGGGCTTTGTCCGGTGCGCGGCCATTCCAATGTTCAGGGTGATCGCACCATGGGTATTAATGAAAAACCCAGTGCCGAGTTATTAGCCAGTATTGAGCAAGTGTTTGGTTTTACCCCACCAAGAAAACATGGGCATAACGTAGTTCAAGCCTTAGAAGCAATGCTCAATGGTAGCAGTAAAGTGTTTATTGGTTTGGGCGGAAACATACTGGCGGCAGCTCCCGACACTCAGTTGATAGAGCAGGCCTTAGCCAATTGCGAACTTACCGTAAGTATTGCTACCAAGCTCAACCGCACTCATGTTAATCCAGGGAAATATTCATTGATTCTGCCTTGTTTGGGGCGTACCGATGTGGACATGCAGGCTAGCGGCCCGCAAAAGGTCACCGTGGAGGACTCCTTCTCAATGGTGCATGCGTCACAGGGCTTGGTGGATGAAAGCCGCCATAATATGCGTTCTGAACCGGCTATTATTGCTGGCATGGCCAATGCGGTATTGGGCGCTTCGCCAGTCGACTGGTTGGCCTACATCGATAACTACGATCGTATTCGTGATGACATTGAGCGCACCATTCCGGGCTTCGAGCACTTTAATCAGCGCTTGCAGCAGCCCGGCGGTTTTTACTTAGGCAACAGCGCTCGCAAGCGTTTGTGGAATACCGCCAGCGCTAAAGCGCAGTTTATTAGTCATGCCTTGCCTGAAGATGTGGTACCGGCGTCAATAAGAGAGCTTAGCGATAACCGTATTTTTATTTTGCAAACTCTGCGTTCTCACGATCAATACAATACCACCATTTACGGTTTTGAAGATCGCTACCGAGGCATCTATAACGAGCGCAAGATACTGTTATTAAATGCCCAAGATATTGCCGATTTAGGCATGAAAGACGGTGATTGGGTGGATATTGAAGCGCTTTGGCCGGATCAGCAACAGCGTAAAGTGCTGGCGTTTAGGCTGATCGCCTATGATATTCCGCTGGGCAATGCGGCCGCTTACTTCCCCGAAGCAAACCCGCTGGTACCTTTGGCCAGTAAGGGGGATTTTAGTGATACACCCACATCTAAGTCGGTGGCAGTGGTCGTTACTCCCTGTAGCGCCCCGCCAATAATAAGCCACTAA
- the fdhD gene encoding formate dehydrogenase accessory sulfurtransferase FdhD, with protein MLEPKPVCKRRVFQLELDSLDAAAHRQVALRRYSHQIEQALPSQLDSIAIEEPLQLWLNWFCHTRQAQQQAELSLTMRTPGQDLALVLGFLFSQGIIHSLSDLQQLSYHPASHSEQQFDYNQIDIELSPQLNFQWSAVTRHFASYSSCGLCGASSVKALALQQQGHIDNTQAWLDAQVIYQLPALLQEQQKVFQQTGSVHGAGLFANGQWLAVAEDIGRHNAVDKVIGQVLLEQQVAPRSVLVLSGRVSFELMQKAVKANIPVVLAVGAPSSLALKVAQQFNITLLGFVKSQRFNVYHAPWRIVDGGKQYES; from the coding sequence ATGCTAGAGCCTAAACCGGTTTGTAAAAGAAGAGTCTTTCAATTAGAGCTAGACTCGCTAGATGCTGCTGCTCATCGGCAAGTGGCCTTGCGGCGTTATTCCCATCAAATTGAACAAGCCCTTCCCAGTCAACTTGACAGCATTGCCATAGAAGAGCCTTTACAGCTATGGCTGAACTGGTTCTGTCATACTCGTCAAGCTCAACAGCAAGCCGAACTTAGCCTCACTATGCGTACCCCCGGCCAAGATTTAGCCTTAGTGCTTGGTTTTCTATTTAGTCAGGGCATTATTCATAGTTTGAGTGACCTGCAGCAGTTAAGTTATCACCCTGCTAGTCACTCCGAGCAACAGTTTGACTACAATCAAATTGATATAGAACTTAGTCCTCAGCTAAATTTTCAGTGGTCAGCGGTGACTCGCCATTTTGCTAGTTATTCAAGCTGTGGTTTATGTGGTGCTAGTTCAGTCAAGGCCTTAGCGCTGCAGCAGCAAGGCCATATCGATAATACTCAAGCATGGCTAGATGCCCAAGTGATATACCAGTTACCCGCGCTGTTACAAGAGCAACAAAAGGTGTTTCAGCAAACAGGCTCAGTGCATGGCGCAGGCTTATTCGCCAACGGTCAATGGTTGGCGGTGGCGGAAGATATAGGTCGACACAATGCGGTAGATAAGGTGATTGGCCAAGTTTTGCTGGAGCAGCAAGTCGCGCCACGCTCGGTTTTAGTATTAAGCGGACGAGTCAGTTTTGAGTTAATGCAAAAGGCCGTAAAGGCAAATATTCCAGTGGTATTGGCTGTAGGGGCGCCGTCGAGCCTCGCTTTGAAAGTGGCGCAGCAGTTTAATATTACCTTGTTGGGTTTTGTTAAATCCCAGCGTTTTAATGTGTATCACGCCCCGTGGCGGATCGTAGATGGTGGTAAGCAGTATGAGTCATAA
- a CDS encoding 5-carboxymethyl-2-hydroxymuconate Delta-isomerase, translating to MPHCVIECPADLARIVNFDVLVEAVHDAAEASGLFSAGDVKARLVLANHYRVGGKRAPYVHINVHILSGRSEFQKQALARDIASAVCALLPQVEMISVEVRDIALHSYANRALIAGVSEAI from the coding sequence ATGCCTCATTGCGTGATTGAGTGTCCAGCCGATTTGGCAAGGATCGTGAATTTTGATGTATTGGTTGAAGCCGTGCATGATGCCGCCGAGGCGTCGGGCTTGTTTAGCGCCGGAGATGTGAAAGCGCGTTTAGTGTTAGCCAACCACTATCGTGTTGGTGGTAAAAGAGCCCCTTATGTGCACATCAATGTGCACATTCTGAGTGGGCGCAGTGAGTTTCAAAAACAGGCCCTAGCTAGGGATATTGCCAGCGCGGTATGTGCGCTGCTGCCGCAGGTTGAGATGATCTCTGTTGAGGTGCGTGACATTGCCTTGCACTCTTATGCCAATCGCGCCTTAATCGCAGGTGTCAGTGAAGCGATATAG
- a CDS encoding endonuclease/exonuclease/phosphatase family protein: MIKFLSLNLLNYLAPPYAAYEFDNILEASQWQQKQAWLSRLIKQADADVMAFQEVFSADALAEQCKALGYPYFLATTSQLDAGSYVYRKPGLALASRFPLRQVSLYQAASAEKFSRQPLVARVKLPQLGWVKVYVLHLKSKRPILDEAATQPPGDIEQYLGRWQADKLRTQEVSSLMEDILLCRKHKLEAVMVMGDFNDDLSKGALSHIFDPPQPSQDPIEQAWRLHDGYLLSPQQSARPASHYWGGEGSVLDYILLSGEFANDYQQQVAEVIAYRCFDRHLTHADYAIDSQASDHAAVMVEIKAWFADAANAE, translated from the coding sequence GTGATTAAGTTTCTCAGTTTAAACTTACTGAATTATTTAGCTCCTCCCTATGCGGCTTACGAGTTTGATAATATTCTCGAAGCTTCTCAGTGGCAGCAAAAGCAAGCCTGGCTTAGTCGGCTAATTAAGCAAGCCGACGCCGATGTGATGGCCTTTCAGGAGGTATTTAGTGCCGATGCCCTAGCGGAGCAGTGTAAGGCCTTGGGTTATCCTTATTTTCTGGCTACCACTAGCCAACTAGATGCTGGCAGTTATGTTTATCGTAAACCTGGTTTAGCTTTAGCCAGTCGTTTCCCGCTGCGCCAAGTGTCGCTGTATCAGGCTGCCAGCGCTGAAAAATTTAGCCGCCAACCCTTAGTGGCAAGAGTTAAACTGCCTCAGTTGGGTTGGGTCAAGGTGTATGTACTGCATTTAAAATCGAAACGGCCCATTTTAGATGAGGCGGCCACTCAACCTCCGGGAGATATTGAACAGTACCTTGGGCGTTGGCAGGCGGATAAGTTACGCACTCAAGAAGTCAGCAGCTTAATGGAAGACATACTGCTTTGCCGTAAGCACAAGTTAGAGGCTGTAATGGTAATGGGTGATTTTAACGACGATTTGTCGAAAGGTGCGCTTTCGCATATTTTTGACCCACCACAACCAAGCCAAGATCCTATAGAACAAGCTTGGCGCCTACACGATGGCTATTTGCTCAGCCCTCAACAAAGTGCACGCCCAGCCAGCCACTACTGGGGCGGCGAAGGCAGTGTACTCGATTACATTTTACTGTCTGGTGAGTTTGCAAATGATTACCAGCAACAAGTGGCCGAAGTTATCGCTTATCGTTGCTTCGACCGGCATTTAACCCATGCTGATTACGCTATAGATAGCCAAGCTAGCGATCATGCCGCAGTGATGGTAGAGATAAAAGCTTGGTTTGCCGATGCAGCTAATGCCGAGTAG
- a CDS encoding DUF3634 family protein, whose protein sequence is MLKAITAVFVIKVDGIKVTVKKGQVPDYFIREIKLIQRSAQAIQGKIYGMRRGQQINLECSSSIPENILQRLRNVWKPNPSPKNDGGLKRR, encoded by the coding sequence ATGTTAAAAGCGATTACAGCCGTATTTGTCATTAAAGTTGATGGCATCAAAGTCACCGTTAAAAAAGGCCAAGTGCCTGATTACTTTATTCGAGAGATCAAGCTAATCCAGCGCAGTGCTCAGGCCATTCAGGGAAAAATTTATGGCATGCGCCGCGGCCAGCAAATTAATTTAGAATGCTCCAGCTCGATCCCCGAGAACATTTTGCAGCGGCTACGCAATGTGTGGAAACCCAACCCAAGCCCTAAAAATGACGGGGGCTTAAAGCGCCGTTAA
- a CDS encoding substrate-binding periplasmic protein: MTVLRLALYLLALSSVATSALANTSSTWRVAYSTKATLLSNHVMQRFVEQAKVYHIDSYLPFARRLRSLKLGEVDISAGLIKTASRERDIYFLQPPYIVSARYYFVLRKQELLPLEHYRDLYAFVIGVKNGAKHFRRFDEDPQINKVKLNDNSECLSMLVRKRLDVCLVREVGRHLAQNHPRWQGQFKIAPYQTAYDSDVYIGISRHSPLYEQRYQLEQRLAGMVESGQMDKTIQDFYQLNNIAAP; the protein is encoded by the coding sequence ATGACGGTCTTAAGGCTAGCGCTGTATCTATTGGCCTTATCCAGCGTTGCCACCAGTGCCTTGGCTAACACTTCGTCGACATGGCGAGTGGCCTACTCAACTAAAGCTACCCTACTGAGTAATCACGTAATGCAGCGGTTTGTGGAGCAAGCTAAGGTTTACCACATCGATTCCTACCTGCCTTTTGCCCGCCGTTTAAGAAGTTTAAAGTTGGGCGAAGTAGATATTTCCGCTGGTCTGATTAAAACTGCCTCGCGAGAGCGCGATATTTACTTTCTTCAACCGCCTTATATCGTTTCGGCGCGTTACTACTTTGTATTACGCAAGCAGGAATTGCTGCCGCTAGAGCACTACCGCGATCTCTATGCCTTTGTGATTGGGGTGAAAAATGGAGCTAAGCATTTTCGTCGTTTTGACGAGGATCCTCAAATTAACAAAGTTAAGCTCAACGACAATAGCGAATGTTTAAGTATGTTGGTGCGAAAACGCTTGGATGTTTGTTTGGTTCGTGAGGTAGGGCGCCACCTCGCGCAAAACCATCCTCGTTGGCAAGGACAGTTTAAAATCGCTCCCTATCAAACGGCCTACGATAGTGACGTGTATATTGGCATTTCGCGTCATTCGCCTTTGTATGAGCAGCGCTATCAGTTAGAACAGCGACTAGCAGGCATGGTGGAGTCTGGGCAAATGGACAAAACCATTCAGGACTTTTACCAGCTAAATAATATAGCAGCTCCTTAA
- a CDS encoding DUF2750 domain-containing protein, with the protein MGKSNHSLLDFSQAVIESGQLWVLSVDDEFVVVDSIEFDNTDVMPVFSSQSKAQALCVEDWSNYQAVAIELETFFDEWLPGLDQDQVMLALDLDENLVGEELEPFKLAKQLAKDEL; encoded by the coding sequence ATGGGTAAGTCAAACCATAGTCTTTTAGACTTCAGCCAAGCCGTTATTGAAAGTGGTCAGTTATGGGTGCTCAGCGTCGACGACGAGTTTGTGGTTGTCGATTCCATCGAGTTTGATAATACAGATGTGATGCCGGTTTTTTCGAGCCAAAGTAAAGCCCAAGCTCTGTGTGTTGAAGATTGGAGCAACTATCAAGCGGTAGCCATTGAATTAGAAACCTTCTTCGACGAGTGGCTGCCCGGCCTTGACCAAGACCAAGTGATGTTAGCACTAGATTTAGATGAGAACCTCGTTGGAGAGGAACTCGAGCCCTTTAAACTGGCCAAGCAACTGGCCAAAGACGAGTTATAA
- a CDS encoding PA3496 family putative envelope integrity protein, with protein MKFSRFDDIDEWDEEDKAHHVKQHKKVKNMARTRRRIDEYHEKRQLDDYIADYTSY; from the coding sequence ATGAAATTCTCACGGTTTGACGATATTGATGAGTGGGATGAAGAAGACAAGGCCCACCATGTTAAGCAACACAAAAAAGTGAAAAACATGGCGCGTACTCGTAGAAGAATAGATGAGTACCATGAAAAGAGGCAGTTAGACGACTATATTGCTGATTATACTAGCTATTAG
- a CDS encoding MFS transporter: MLTLSERSALHGIFSPLLGLALFSVASGYLMSLIPLALVSFSLSEALSPWLASAYFGGLLLGALKAQRLISRCLHRVSFIICLVTLLASVLLMYFFPHAAAWLVLRAIAGAATAGIFVVVESWLLLVDNDKQRTTRLALYMITLYAGNALGQLLISAFGVSGLIPFMLVSGLLALALIAPLFTANASVPAAQHQSLSLSDIARLSKTGLIACLVSGLVLGPIYGLLPSYISQFTNWKGDLGLLMAGVILGGVLVQPLCGRLSANYNKTLLQAVIAFIGVAAALSMLLAETSFSLAVSLFVLGGAAFSLYPIAISQACLNQSTDKIVAITEMMLIIYSLGSIAGPLVAELASDSLADLPYYFGAILGSSTVYMLLMLAKGAGRRHIPQP, translated from the coding sequence ATGCTTACACTTTCAGAGCGCTCAGCACTACACGGGATTTTCAGTCCGCTACTTGGATTGGCTTTATTTTCAGTGGCTTCTGGCTACTTAATGAGCCTGATCCCACTGGCCTTGGTGTCGTTTTCTTTGTCAGAAGCACTTAGCCCATGGCTGGCTAGTGCTTACTTTGGTGGCTTATTATTAGGAGCTTTAAAGGCACAACGCCTGATCAGCCGTTGCCTGCACCGTGTTAGCTTCATTATTTGCTTGGTCACCTTACTCGCTAGCGTACTACTCATGTACTTTTTCCCCCATGCCGCTGCATGGCTAGTACTAAGAGCCATTGCTGGCGCAGCCACCGCTGGCATATTTGTTGTGGTAGAGTCTTGGCTATTGCTGGTAGATAACGACAAACAACGCACTACGCGTTTGGCCTTATATATGATAACGCTATATGCGGGCAATGCCCTTGGCCAATTATTGATTAGCGCTTTTGGTGTGAGTGGCTTGATTCCTTTTATGCTGGTGAGTGGCTTGTTGGCGCTAGCATTAATCGCCCCCCTATTTACCGCCAACGCAAGTGTCCCCGCTGCGCAACATCAATCGCTGTCCTTGTCTGATATCGCTCGCTTAAGCAAAACAGGTTTAATTGCCTGTTTGGTTTCAGGCTTAGTATTAGGTCCGATTTACGGCTTACTGCCTAGCTATATTAGCCAGTTTACTAACTGGAAGGGCGACCTTGGCCTACTTATGGCCGGCGTAATACTCGGTGGAGTGTTAGTTCAGCCCTTATGTGGGCGGCTTTCTGCCAACTACAATAAAACCCTATTACAAGCCGTGATTGCCTTTATTGGCGTGGCCGCCGCACTGAGCATGCTACTCGCTGAAACCAGCTTCAGTCTTGCAGTAAGCCTGTTTGTATTAGGCGGGGCGGCGTTTTCTCTTTACCCCATCGCAATCAGCCAAGCCTGCTTAAACCAAAGCACCGACAAGATTGTCGCCATCACCGAAATGATGTTGATTATCTATAGCCTAGGTTCTATTGCTGGCCCCTTGGTTGCTGAGTTAGCCAGCGATTCACTGGCCGATCTGCCTTACTACTTCGGTGCCATTCTTGGCAGTAGTACCGTTTATATGTTGCTAATGCTGGCTAAAGGCGCGGGACGCCGCCATATTCCCCAACCTTAG
- a CDS encoding alkaline phosphatase D family protein encodes MQSSNLALVLAGPILRHISPQRVVIWLACSEAVELSLVFESPEQRLQFDSGSLSKQCQSIVAGEHLYYYLIDIQLETPLPSDTWISYDLQLTPRGQGQSLGWQHWAPDLTYPSRDLPGFIITSKVKRMLHGSCRKPHHPSDDGLAAADAWLANVELEQWPSLLMMSGDQIYADDVATPMLVAIHRLIERLGLANESFAASQLDSSEALHQQGYYLSRQTLLPKKGAEQAAKKALFSGVRKPIFTSDHANNHLISLAEMLAMYLLVWSPSGWQDLAMSPPEELALDELDEYLQQREILERFIQGLAKVQRLMAHLPCAMMFDDHDVTDDWNLSAAWELAAYGHPFSKRIIGNAMAGYFLCQGWGNAPDNFPAELLEGLQQSLAEPGGEAHQQLIEQLLSHSQWHYCWDTQPALLVLDTRTHRWRSERNLDAPSGLMDWEALCELQQQMIGLDSAILVSPAPMFGVKLIEVIQRIFTWLGKPLLVDAENWMAHPGAANSLLNMFRHGKTPQHFVILSGDVHYSFVYQIQLRRRQQGPEIWQITSSGIKNQFPDSLLHHLDKLNRWLYSPKSPLNWFTKRRGMRVIPHRPENAASGERLLNAAGIGLLELNADGSPHAVWQLTSQGSWWLLQWMSNTPAGSKPKHLRLGNMAASRAFSQH; translated from the coding sequence ATGCAGTCATCAAATTTAGCTCTGGTATTAGCCGGCCCCATTCTTCGTCATATTAGCCCCCAGAGGGTGGTTATCTGGTTGGCTTGCTCAGAAGCGGTGGAGCTGAGTCTTGTATTTGAGTCTCCAGAGCAAAGGCTGCAGTTTGACTCTGGCTCTCTAAGCAAGCAGTGTCAAAGCATCGTGGCAGGAGAGCATCTTTATTACTATCTGATCGACATTCAGCTTGAGACTCCGCTACCCAGCGATACTTGGATTAGTTATGACCTGCAACTTACTCCGCGAGGGCAAGGCCAGTCGCTAGGCTGGCAGCACTGGGCCCCTGATTTAACTTACCCATCACGTGATTTACCCGGCTTTATTATTACTAGCAAGGTTAAGCGCATGTTGCATGGCTCTTGCCGTAAACCCCATCACCCCAGCGACGATGGTTTAGCCGCGGCCGATGCTTGGTTAGCCAATGTAGAACTGGAGCAATGGCCAAGTTTGTTGATGATGAGTGGCGATCAAATTTATGCTGACGATGTGGCAACGCCGATGCTGGTGGCGATACACCGCCTCATTGAGCGCTTGGGTTTAGCCAATGAAAGCTTTGCAGCCAGCCAACTTGACTCCAGTGAGGCGCTGCATCAACAGGGTTACTATTTGTCTAGGCAGACACTATTACCTAAAAAGGGGGCCGAGCAGGCTGCGAAAAAGGCCCTGTTTAGTGGGGTGAGAAAGCCTATTTTTACCTCTGACCATGCCAATAACCACCTCATTTCTTTAGCCGAAATGTTAGCCATGTATTTGTTGGTGTGGTCTCCTAGTGGCTGGCAAGACTTAGCTATGAGTCCACCTGAAGAGTTAGCCTTAGATGAATTAGATGAATATTTACAACAGCGGGAAATATTAGAGCGCTTTATTCAGGGCCTAGCCAAGGTGCAACGTTTAATGGCCCACTTACCCTGTGCCATGATGTTTGATGATCATGATGTTACCGATGACTGGAATCTCAGCGCGGCTTGGGAGTTAGCCGCTTATGGTCACCCCTTTTCCAAGCGGATCATTGGTAATGCCATGGCGGGCTACTTTCTTTGTCAGGGGTGGGGGAATGCGCCAGATAATTTTCCAGCCGAGTTGCTAGAAGGCTTGCAGCAGAGTTTAGCGGAGCCGGGTGGGGAGGCGCATCAGCAGCTAATTGAACAGCTACTGTCTCATTCGCAGTGGCATTATTGTTGGGATACCCAGCCGGCATTATTGGTACTAGATACTCGCACTCACCGTTGGCGTTCTGAGCGCAATCTTGATGCACCATCGGGTTTAATGGACTGGGAGGCGCTATGCGAGTTGCAACAGCAAATGATAGGTCTAGATTCCGCCATATTGGTTTCCCCCGCACCGATGTTTGGGGTAAAGCTGATTGAAGTGATTCAACGTATCTTTACTTGGCTGGGTAAACCCCTGTTAGTGGATGCAGAAAACTGGATGGCTCATCCCGGTGCGGCCAATAGCTTGTTAAATATGTTTCGTCATGGCAAAACGCCACAGCATTTTGTGATCCTCTCGGGTGATGTGCATTATTCCTTTGTCTACCAAATCCAGTTACGCCGGCGCCAGCAAGGGCCGGAGATATGGCAAATTACCAGCAGTGGGATTAAAAATCAGTTTCCCGATTCGCTGCTACATCATCTAGACAAACTGAATCGCTGGCTGTATTCGCCTAAATCGCCACTGAATTGGTTTACTAAACGTCGCGGTATGCGGGTGATACCTCATCGACCTGAGAATGCGGCTAGTGGCGAGCGTTTACTTAATGCCGCAGGGATAGGCTTGTTAGAGCTTAACGCCGACGGTTCGCCGCATGCGGTGTGGCAGCTCACCAGCCAGGGGAGCTGGTGGCTTTTGCAATGGATGAGCAACACGCCCGCTGGGAGTAAGCCTAAACATCTAAGGTTGGGGAATATGGCGGCGTCCCGCGCCTTTAGCCAGCATTAG
- a CDS encoding DUF1330 domain-containing protein translates to MSAYIIGQVKVKNRALWEQYVAGVALSLQAFEAKVLVRGQFQQALAGKADISDSVVIEFSNSEQLNRWFHSNDYQQLITLRDQAASVSINSYVTERLIK, encoded by the coding sequence ATGTCGGCCTACATCATCGGTCAAGTCAAAGTAAAAAACCGCGCCTTATGGGAACAATATGTCGCAGGAGTGGCCTTATCTCTGCAAGCCTTTGAGGCCAAAGTGTTAGTGCGCGGTCAGTTTCAACAAGCATTAGCAGGAAAGGCCGATATTAGTGACAGTGTGGTGATTGAGTTCAGCAATAGCGAACAGTTAAACCGCTGGTTTCACAGCAATGACTACCAGCAATTGATTACGCTGCGCGACCAAGCCGCCAGCGTAAGCATTAACAGTTACGTCACAGAGCGACTTATCAAGTAG